From the genome of Kitasatospora acidiphila, one region includes:
- a CDS encoding type I polyketide synthase, producing MDDQVKVRGHRVELGEVDAALVAHPGVRAGAAVVVGGRLVGCVVPVAGWGGGLVGGVRRFVAGVLPGGSVPGSVVVVEGLPVTVNGKTDRRALAGLVASVVGVEVVGESSAVVGGSVVEVLAGLWRRVLGVAELDWSVGFQQHGGDSLQLMTLRRRVREQLGVELPIADFFRYPTLRDQAAHLERLLGSAAPPEADAAPDNPDRTTGDEPIAIVGMACRLPGARTVEEYWRHLLAGTDLLTTPAEPSADGAASDPAGHPVAAYGPVPEYDRFDAELFGYSPREAELMDPQHRVFLETCWEALEDAAIDPHRERAAIGVFAGSGHNGYLLHNLLPNREALDPQGGLAALLGGSSDALQLLIANDKDFLATRVSYKLDLTGPSITVQSACSTSLVAVHLAVRSLRAGECRAALAGAVSLRVPADTGYWYEPGGIVSAGGRCRPFDADADGTVFTGGAGVVVLKRLGDALRDGDRIHAVVRGSAVNNDGAAKAGFTAPGVPGQQAVVRAALADAGLRPSQIGYVEAHGTGTALGDPLEVAALSAAWDALEPGLPRQGCPIGSVKGNIGHTDTVAGVAALIKAALVVRTGELPPTVNHRTANPHADFPRTPFRVVADRPARLTGTVRRAAVSSLGVGGTNAHLVLEQPPRQPPGPTAAEPQLLAVSARSAAQLRQLTERLDQVLHEASGEQLADAAHTLRTGRKALPHRAVRLAAAGARPGPAFRWQHVEPRPTDGPAAGSTVFLLPGQGVQSPGMGALLHREEPVFRAAFDDCARLLRPLTGLDLPGLLFEQPPAEAERALASTALAQPALFAVMYALGRTLEHWGVEPAALIGHSVGELAAAALAGVFELRDAVALVAERGRAMADCSPGAMWAVRAPAGEVRAALPARLTVAACNGPDDLVVAGPPQAGAEFARRCADRGWPVRRLAAERAFHTAAMAPAAERMLGVLRGVRLAPPTRLLVSTVTGRPLTAEQARDPHYWAGQVVEPVRFEAALAHALRSFDGPGTLVEVGPGRTLTQLAARRPGRHGGLRFAAPLPDGPAEPERQREGLLKALGQLWLAQAPLDWSRVALLGGGRPISLPTYPFARDRYWIGPPVAGEGTGALRGRAAEPPAGTHPAGRSATATVYTPEWARAASSVRAVAPGGDWVVYADADGAVNPPPVDGPARWIRVRPGRTYRRLGAEAFEIDPESFADHRRLLAELAGGGWKPSLLYGWPLDRTRDPVDGELAQHALLLAHQAWRSVFPALPGVLAVVGQGAFPVLGTEAVDPAQAGLAALTVVLGQEDPLSRCQYLDLDAGAPRPPATALWPAAVAARADRKVAHRGRHLWVPQYRPAQLPVSDPAPVRNCLVVGGGRLGLLLAEELAGRGAAVLLAGRSLADDVTVPPRPARAPARQDRWGGRVATARADVTRPDSLTALLDRAERELGRLDLVVHAAGTTGDAADVLLQDLAWPRARQIMAAKTDGARNLVAALRPRDFGQCVFFSSTAAVLGGVGLGAYAAGNAQLDALAAELHRQGDDRWLSLGWDTWQQSQRTPDAGIGSLGTAEALAAFHRIRAVRSGPHLLVGAHDFAARQDRWGGRPAQAPAVADAAVPAAAEDGTRRAVTGPQLPDGGADGGADGGVERALTAIWAEVLGHRHFGPQDEFRDLGGDSLAATRVAARIRLHLGRDIPLRSVLKARTLTDLTAVVSAIQGS from the coding sequence GTGGATGACCAGGTGAAGGTGCGGGGTCATCGGGTGGAGTTGGGTGAGGTGGATGCGGCGTTGGTGGCGCATCCGGGGGTGCGGGCTGGTGCTGCGGTGGTGGTGGGTGGTCGGTTGGTGGGGTGTGTGGTGCCGGTGGCGGGTTGGGGTGGTGGGTTGGTGGGTGGGGTGCGTCGGTTCGTGGCGGGTGTGTTGCCGGGTGGGTCGGTGCCGGGGTCGGTGGTGGTGGTGGAGGGGCTGCCGGTGACGGTGAACGGGAAGACGGATCGGCGGGCGTTGGCGGGGTTGGTGGCGTCGGTGGTGGGTGTGGAGGTGGTGGGGGAGTCGTCGGCGGTGGTCGGTGGGTCGGTGGTGGAGGTGTTGGCGGGGTTGTGGCGTCGGGTGCTGGGGGTGGCGGAGTTGGACTGGTCGGTCGGCTTCCAGCAGCACGGCGGCGACTCGCTCCAGCTGATGACCCTGCGCCGGCGGGTGCGCGAGCAGCTCGGCGTCGAGCTGCCCATCGCCGACTTCTTCCGCTATCCGACGCTGCGGGACCAGGCCGCACACCTGGAGCGACTGCTGGGCTCCGCCGCCCCACCGGAGGCCGACGCGGCGCCGGACAACCCGGACCGGACGACCGGGGACGAGCCGATCGCGATCGTGGGCATGGCCTGCCGGCTGCCCGGTGCGCGGACCGTCGAGGAGTACTGGCGGCACCTGCTCGCCGGGACCGACCTGCTCACCACCCCAGCCGAGCCGTCGGCCGACGGAGCCGCGAGCGATCCGGCGGGCCACCCGGTGGCCGCGTACGGCCCGGTGCCCGAGTACGACCGCTTCGACGCCGAGCTGTTCGGCTACAGCCCCCGTGAGGCGGAGCTGATGGACCCTCAGCACCGGGTCTTCCTGGAGACCTGCTGGGAGGCGCTGGAGGATGCGGCGATCGACCCCCACCGCGAGCGCGCGGCGATCGGTGTCTTCGCGGGCAGCGGCCACAACGGCTACCTGCTGCACAACCTGCTGCCGAACCGGGAGGCGCTCGACCCGCAGGGCGGCCTGGCAGCGCTGCTCGGCGGGTCATCGGACGCGCTCCAGCTGCTGATCGCCAACGACAAGGACTTCCTGGCCACCCGGGTCTCCTACAAGCTCGACCTGACCGGGCCGAGCATCACCGTGCAGAGCGCATGCTCGACCTCGCTGGTCGCCGTCCACCTGGCGGTGCGCAGCCTGCGCGCGGGTGAGTGCCGGGCGGCGCTGGCCGGCGCGGTCTCGCTGCGGGTCCCGGCGGACACCGGATACTGGTACGAACCCGGCGGAATCGTCTCGGCCGGCGGCCGCTGCCGGCCGTTCGACGCCGACGCCGACGGTACGGTCTTCACCGGCGGCGCTGGCGTGGTGGTGCTAAAACGGCTCGGCGACGCGCTGCGCGACGGCGACCGGATCCACGCCGTGGTGCGCGGTAGCGCCGTCAACAACGACGGGGCCGCCAAGGCCGGCTTCACCGCTCCCGGTGTGCCGGGCCAGCAGGCGGTGGTGCGCGCGGCGCTCGCCGACGCGGGCCTGCGGCCCTCGCAGATCGGTTACGTGGAGGCGCACGGCACCGGCACCGCGCTGGGCGACCCTCTGGAGGTCGCGGCACTCAGCGCGGCTTGGGACGCGCTGGAGCCGGGCCTGCCTCGGCAGGGTTGCCCGATCGGCTCGGTGAAGGGGAACATCGGGCACACCGACACCGTGGCGGGTGTCGCCGCGTTGATCAAGGCGGCCCTGGTGGTGCGCACGGGTGAACTACCGCCCACGGTCAACCACCGCACCGCCAACCCGCACGCGGATTTCCCGCGGACCCCGTTCCGGGTCGTCGCCGACCGGCCCGCTCGGCTGACCGGGACCGTCCGGCGGGCGGCGGTCAGCTCGCTCGGCGTGGGTGGCACCAACGCCCATCTCGTACTGGAGCAGCCGCCGCGCCAGCCGCCCGGGCCGACCGCGGCGGAGCCGCAGCTGCTGGCCGTCTCGGCCCGCAGCGCCGCGCAGTTGCGGCAGCTGACAGAGCGTCTGGACCAGGTGCTGCACGAGGCCTCCGGCGAGCAGCTCGCGGACGCCGCGCACACGCTGCGCACCGGCCGCAAGGCGCTGCCGCACCGCGCCGTCCGACTGGCCGCGGCCGGTGCGCGGCCCGGTCCGGCCTTCCGCTGGCAGCACGTCGAGCCGCGGCCGACCGATGGGCCGGCCGCCGGCAGCACGGTGTTCCTGCTACCCGGCCAGGGCGTCCAGTCCCCGGGGATGGGGGCGCTGCTGCATCGGGAGGAGCCGGTCTTCCGGGCTGCCTTCGACGACTGCGCCCGGCTTCTGAGGCCGCTCACCGGCCTCGACCTGCCGGGGCTGCTCTTCGAGCAGCCGCCGGCCGAGGCCGAGCGGGCACTGGCGTCGACCGCGCTCGCCCAGCCCGCGCTCTTCGCCGTGATGTACGCCCTGGGCCGGACCCTGGAGCACTGGGGCGTCGAGCCGGCTGCGCTGATCGGGCACAGCGTGGGCGAGCTGGCCGCCGCCGCGCTCGCCGGCGTGTTCGAACTGCGCGACGCGGTGGCCCTGGTGGCCGAGCGGGGGCGGGCCATGGCGGACTGCTCGCCCGGCGCCATGTGGGCGGTACGCGCTCCCGCGGGTGAGGTCCGGGCGGCGCTGCCCGCGCGGCTCACCGTGGCGGCCTGCAACGGCCCGGACGACCTGGTGGTCGCCGGCCCGCCGCAGGCCGGGGCCGAGTTCGCCCGGCGGTGCGCCGACCGCGGCTGGCCGGTGCGTCGGCTGGCCGCCGAGCGGGCCTTCCACACCGCAGCGATGGCGCCCGCCGCCGAGCGCATGCTCGGGGTGTTGCGCGGCGTCCGGCTCGCGCCGCCGACCCGGCTGCTGGTCTCGACGGTCACCGGACGTCCGCTGACCGCCGAGCAGGCCAGGGACCCGCACTACTGGGCCGGCCAGGTGGTCGAGCCGGTGCGCTTCGAAGCGGCCCTGGCGCACGCGCTGCGGTCCTTTGACGGCCCCGGCACGCTCGTGGAGGTCGGGCCGGGGCGAACGCTGACCCAGCTCGCTGCCCGCAGGCCGGGCCGGCACGGCGGCCTGCGCTTCGCCGCCCCGCTGCCGGACGGTCCGGCCGAGCCGGAGCGGCAGCGGGAGGGCCTGCTCAAGGCGCTGGGCCAACTCTGGTTGGCGCAGGCGCCGCTCGACTGGAGCCGGGTGGCACTGTTGGGCGGGGGCAGGCCGATCAGTCTGCCGACCTACCCGTTCGCGCGGGACCGGTACTGGATCGGGCCGCCGGTGGCAGGAGAGGGTACCGGCGCGCTCCGCGGGCGGGCCGCCGAGCCGCCAGCCGGGACGCATCCGGCGGGACGGTCGGCCACCGCCACCGTGTACACGCCGGAGTGGGCCCGGGCCGCCTCGTCCGTCCGCGCCGTGGCACCGGGCGGCGATTGGGTGGTGTACGCCGATGCCGATGGCGCGGTGAACCCGCCGCCGGTCGACGGTCCGGCGCGCTGGATACGGGTCCGTCCGGGCCGTACGTACCGGCGACTCGGGGCCGAGGCCTTCGAGATCGACCCGGAGAGCTTCGCCGACCACCGTCGGCTGCTCGCCGAGCTCGCGGGTGGCGGCTGGAAGCCATCGCTGCTGTACGGCTGGCCACTGGACCGTACGCGAGACCCAGTGGATGGCGAACTCGCCCAGCACGCCCTGCTGTTGGCCCACCAAGCCTGGCGCTCGGTGTTCCCGGCGCTGCCGGGTGTGCTGGCAGTGGTCGGGCAGGGGGCCTTTCCGGTGCTCGGCACCGAGGCGGTGGACCCGGCCCAGGCAGGGCTGGCCGCGCTGACCGTGGTGCTCGGCCAGGAGGACCCGCTCAGCCGTTGCCAATACCTGGACCTGGACGCCGGCGCGCCGCGTCCGCCGGCCACCGCCCTGTGGCCGGCCGCGGTGGCGGCCCGCGCGGACCGCAAGGTGGCGCACCGCGGTCGGCACCTTTGGGTTCCGCAGTACCGCCCGGCACAGCTGCCAGTGTCGGACCCGGCTCCGGTGCGGAACTGCCTGGTCGTGGGCGGCGGCCGGCTGGGCCTGCTGCTGGCCGAGGAGCTGGCCGGGCGGGGCGCCGCCGTCCTGCTGGCCGGTCGGTCGCTCGCGGACGACGTCACCGTGCCACCGCGGCCCGCCCGGGCGCCGGCGCGCCAGGACCGCTGGGGCGGCCGAGTGGCGACCGCACGGGCGGACGTCACCCGGCCGGACAGCCTGACGGCCCTGCTGGACCGGGCCGAACGGGAACTGGGCCGGCTCGACCTGGTGGTGCATGCCGCCGGCACCACCGGCGACGCCGCGGACGTGTTGCTGCAGGACCTGGCCTGGCCGCGAGCCCGGCAGATCATGGCGGCCAAGACCGACGGAGCCCGCAACCTGGTCGCGGCGCTGCGCCCGCGCGACTTCGGCCAGTGCGTCTTCTTCTCCTCGACCGCTGCGGTGCTGGGCGGCGTGGGACTGGGCGCATATGCTGCCGGGAACGCCCAACTTGACGCGCTTGCAGCCGAGTTGCATCGTCAAGGGGACGATCGCTGGCTGAGCCTCGGATGGGACACCTGGCAGCAGTCGCAGCGGACGCCGGACGCCGGGATCGGCAGCCTGGGCACTGCCGAGGCACTGGCCGCGTTCCACCGGATCCGCGCCGTACGCAGCGGACCGCATCTGCTCGTCGGCGCCCACGACTTCGCCGCGCGCCAGGACCGCTGGGGCGGCCGCCCGGCCCAGGCCCCGGCCGTAGCCGACGCCGCGGTACCGGCTGCGGCCGAGGACGGCACCCGGCGGGCGGTCACCGGCCCACAGCTCCCCGATGGTGGGGCGGACGGTGGGGCGGACGGCGGAGTCGAGCGGGCCCTCACCGCCATCTGGGCCGAGGTGCTCGGGCACAGGCACTTCGGCCCGCAGGACGAGTTCCGCGATCTCGGCGGCGACTCGCTGGCGGCGACCCGGGTGGCGGCCCGGATCCGGCTGCACCTGGGCCGGGACATCCCGTTGCGCAGCGTGCTGAAGGCTCGCACGCTCACCGACCTGACTGCGGTCGTCAGCGCCATCCAGGGCAGTTGA